Below is a genomic region from Rhizobium sp. 9140.
ACGAGGCCTTCGGCGTCGATGAGGATCCACTTCTTCTCCACCTCTGCAGGCTTCTGAACGAAGGTTGACATGATGAAACTCTTTCGTTTGGGACCCGATACGTTGCCGCCGGGCGTTTTTTGTTGCTTGATTTGCGGTGGCAGCCCCGAAGGGAACACCCGCAAAGAGAACGCGGACGTCACCGTCCCCGAACAAGGTGGCTTATAAAGTCAGGCCGGTTTGCACGTCAAGAGGTGCGGATGACAAGCTTCCAAGATGCAGTGAGCAAAATCAATAGGTTATCTATGTGGTTTTATAATACCACAATAAATCTGGTATATTTCGCGTGCGTGCCGCCGTCTTTGAAGCGCATCTGGTGCCGCTTGCCTTGAAAGCCGGAAGTGGGCGGCGTAGCTGGAGGTCGAATTTCCGCACCCTGAAAAGGAGCCGACATGGCCGATATCGTTTCCCTGCGCCGGCAGGAGCCCCGCGACCTCGTTTTGCGGGAATGCGAGGGCAGCGTGCTGCGCCTGACGCTGGACCACCCGCCGCTCAATGCGCTCTCGACCGCGGTCATCGAGGCGCTGCTGGGTGAACTTGACGCAGCGGCTGAAGACACCTCGGTGCGCGTCATCATTCTCGCGGCGACCGGAGCGGTGTTCTCGGCGGGACTCGATCTGGATGAGCTGACCCGGCGGCGGGCAGACGAGGATGCCGGCCATGATGCGTTCGTGGCGGCCTTTGCGCTTTCGGCGCGGCTCATGACGACGATCTCGGCGCTTCCGCAGCCTGTCATCGCCGAGATCGACGGGCTGGCAACGGCGGCGGGCTGCGAATTGGTGGCGGCGTGCGATCTCGCCATCTGCACGGATACGGCGACGTTCTGCACGCCGGGTGTCAATATCGGCGTTGCGCCCATGGGCGCGGTCGTGGCGCTGGCCCGTGCGGCCAACCGCAAGCAGGCGATGGAAATGCTGCTGACGGGCGAGACGATCGACGCTTCCACGGCGAAGGATTTCGGCCTCGTGAACCGTATCGTGCCGAAGCAATATCTGCGGCAGGTG
It encodes:
- a CDS encoding enoyl-CoA hydratase-related protein, which translates into the protein MADIVSLRRQEPRDLVLRECEGSVLRLTLDHPPLNALSTAVIEALLGELDAAAEDTSVRVIILAATGAVFSAGLDLDELTRRRADEDAGHDAFVAAFALSARLMTTISALPQPVIAEIDGLATAAGCELVAACDLAICTDTATFCTPGVNIGVAPMGAVVALARAANRKQAMEMLLTGETIDASTAKDFGLVNRIVPKQYLRQVVDKYAAVIASKSQDAQRGVKGAFDRQASMSREAAYAEAASAEAKSALTPDAVEGMEAFLANRTPVWPGS